One genomic window of Azospirillum sp. TSH58 includes the following:
- a CDS encoding DNA-3-methyladenine glycosylase, with protein MSIDHLSALDPIFAESLRVGGPTVRDFRRPDGFSGLLCLIIEQQLSTTVAAALWAKLQAMVGVVTPDAILALPDEDLRACGLSRQKIGYARGLAQTVADGRLDFDAIHGMDDEEAIAALIALKGIGRWTAEIYLMMALGRPDIWPVGDLAIQLGVQRLKGWAEKPTQAQLLAVAEPWRPHRSLAAKLVWHHYVALQEQARALKPTKGKKTP; from the coding sequence ATGTCCATCGACCATCTCTCCGCGCTCGATCCCATCTTCGCCGAGTCCCTGCGCGTCGGCGGCCCGACGGTGCGCGACTTCCGCCGCCCGGACGGCTTCTCCGGCCTGCTCTGCCTGATCATCGAGCAGCAGCTCTCCACCACGGTCGCCGCGGCGCTGTGGGCGAAGCTCCAGGCCATGGTCGGGGTGGTGACGCCCGATGCCATCCTGGCCCTACCCGACGAGGATCTGCGGGCCTGCGGCCTGTCGCGCCAGAAGATCGGCTACGCCCGCGGGCTGGCGCAGACGGTCGCGGACGGCCGGCTGGACTTCGACGCCATCCACGGGATGGACGACGAGGAGGCCATCGCCGCCCTGATCGCGCTGAAGGGCATCGGGCGCTGGACCGCCGAAATCTATCTGATGATGGCGCTCGGCCGGCCGGACATCTGGCCGGTCGGCGACCTCGCCATCCAGCTGGGCGTGCAGCGGCTGAAGGGCTGGGCGGAGAAGCCCACCCAGGCGCAGCTCCTGGCCGTCGCCGAGCCCTGGCGCCCGCACCGCAGCCTCGCCGCCAAGCTGGTGTGGCACCATTACGTGGCCTTGCAGGAGCAGGCCAGAGCCCTCAAACCGACCAAAGGGAAAAAGACTCCGTGA
- a CDS encoding MOSC domain-containing protein: MTETTIRAVLVGKVAAFGPPGRTSAIAKLPVDGPRAVGPEGFLDDEQADRRVHGGPDKAIHHYPLDHHPAWRDELGGEVPLLGQPGAFGENIATLGLTEADVCVGDRFRAGTALLEVAQARQPCWKLNHRFAVPDMAKRVQTTGRTGWYYRVPEPGVIGPGDRLALVERPYPHWTLARLLHVLYVDTQNREALAEMAALPVLAQTWRTLAERRLTQGVEDWNKRLNGGD; the protein is encoded by the coding sequence GTGACCGAGACCACCATCCGCGCCGTCCTCGTCGGCAAGGTCGCCGCCTTCGGCCCGCCGGGGCGGACCAGCGCCATCGCCAAGCTCCCGGTGGACGGCCCGCGCGCGGTCGGTCCCGAGGGCTTCCTGGACGACGAGCAGGCCGACCGCCGCGTCCATGGCGGGCCGGACAAGGCCATCCACCATTACCCGCTGGACCACCACCCGGCGTGGCGGGACGAGCTGGGCGGGGAGGTCCCGCTGCTCGGCCAGCCCGGCGCCTTCGGCGAGAACATCGCCACGCTGGGGCTGACCGAGGCCGACGTCTGCGTCGGCGACCGCTTCCGCGCCGGCACCGCCCTGCTGGAGGTCGCCCAGGCCCGCCAGCCCTGCTGGAAGCTGAACCACCGCTTCGCCGTGCCCGACATGGCCAAGCGCGTCCAGACCACCGGGCGCACCGGCTGGTACTATCGCGTGCCGGAACCCGGCGTGATCGGTCCCGGCGACCGGCTGGCTCTGGTCGAGCGGCCCTACCCGCACTGGACGCTCGCCCGGTTGCTGCACGTCCTCTATGTGGACACCCAGAACCGCGAGGCGCTGGCCGAGATGGCCGCCCTGCCCGTGCTGGCCCAGACGTGGCGCACGCTGGCCGAGCGCCGGCTGACCCAGGGCGTCGAGGACTGGAACAAGCGCCTGAACGGCGGCGACTGA
- a CDS encoding MFS transporter, whose translation MSHITRRLVWFLGVSQLLCWGISYYLIAIFGNPMAADLDLSLPVAFGGFTAALLVMGVVSGSVGRAIDRWGGRPVMVIGSLLTAAGCLGLASSTGLVSYYASWLVLGLAMRASLYEAAFAALARLGGPLARVPISQITLLGGLASTVLWPVGQAMADAWGWRGALVAYAVIALLTIPLHAAIPSDRYVRPPVPAGTEPAGPVDPRRRAWVAPVFYMVMTTAVGVLTSAMSAHMIGILVGLGAAPAAAVWISTVRGVGQSSARLCEVMSGSRLHPTALALLACGLLLPGFIIGLWSGAALAAGVAFSLLFGAGAGLATIVRGTLPLVLFDPQSYGRTVGRLLVPSFYAAALAPMGYAVIIERAGETAALLLSAVLALVAVAAAGVLWATARR comes from the coding sequence ATGTCGCACATCACCCGCCGGCTGGTCTGGTTCCTTGGCGTCTCGCAGCTGCTGTGCTGGGGAATTTCCTATTACCTGATCGCCATCTTCGGGAATCCCATGGCCGCCGACCTGGACTTGAGCCTTCCGGTGGCCTTCGGCGGCTTCACGGCGGCGCTTCTGGTCATGGGGGTGGTGTCGGGCAGCGTCGGGCGGGCCATCGACCGCTGGGGCGGGCGCCCGGTGATGGTCATCGGCTCGCTGCTGACGGCGGCGGGGTGCCTGGGGCTGGCGTCCTCCACCGGGCTGGTGAGCTACTACGCCTCCTGGCTGGTGCTGGGTCTGGCGATGCGGGCGAGCCTGTACGAGGCGGCCTTCGCCGCGCTGGCCCGGCTGGGCGGCCCGCTGGCGCGGGTGCCGATCTCGCAGATCACGCTGCTGGGCGGGCTGGCGTCGACCGTGCTGTGGCCGGTGGGGCAGGCGATGGCCGACGCCTGGGGCTGGCGCGGCGCCCTGGTCGCCTACGCCGTCATCGCGCTTCTGACGATCCCGCTGCACGCCGCCATCCCGTCCGACCGTTACGTGCGCCCGCCGGTGCCGGCCGGAACGGAACCCGCCGGACCCGTGGACCCGCGACGGCGGGCCTGGGTGGCGCCTGTGTTCTACATGGTGATGACCACGGCGGTCGGCGTGCTGACCTCGGCGATGTCGGCGCACATGATCGGCATCCTGGTCGGGCTGGGGGCGGCGCCCGCGGCGGCGGTATGGATCTCCACGGTGCGCGGCGTCGGCCAGTCCTCGGCCCGGCTGTGCGAGGTGATGTCCGGGTCGCGCCTGCACCCCACCGCCCTGGCGCTGCTCGCCTGCGGCCTGCTGCTGCCCGGCTTCATCATCGGGCTGTGGAGCGGCGCGGCGCTGGCCGCCGGCGTCGCCTTCTCCCTGCTGTTCGGGGCGGGGGCCGGGCTGGCGACCATCGTGCGCGGCACGCTGCCGCTGGTGTTGTTCGACCCGCAGAGCTACGGCCGGACGGTCGGGCGGCTGCTGGTGCCGAGCTTCTACGCCGCCGCCCTGGCGCCGATGGGCTACGCGGTCATCATCGAGCGGGCGGGGGAGACGGCGGCGCTTCTGCTCTCCGCCGTCCTGGCGCTGGTGGCGGTGGCGGCGGCGGGGGTGCTGTGGGCAACCGCCCGCCGCTGA
- a CDS encoding LysR substrate-binding domain-containing protein, which translates to MSSRFPPLNALRAFVAAARHSSFRLAAEELNVTPGAVSRQIRSLELFLGVALFDRSQRQVRLTEAGARYFTRIADLFTEIQQATDTLLDGDGRRTLRVDCIPTFAMHWLLPRLPLFQQRFPELAVSLSTAPGPIDIGRPFDYAIRRDPAHFAGLKPLPLMREHCVPVCSPSLPGLETLRSPADLTRRTVITIRARADLLPAWSTAHGLELDAFRSRMEVDHTYFAIQAAEDGLGVAIVPRLFVERPLETGRLTAPLGAEGVVSGHYYLLESRQRGHTEAPAFPDWLREQAAAASTQGR; encoded by the coding sequence ATGTCCTCCCGCTTCCCGCCGCTGAACGCCCTGCGGGCCTTCGTCGCCGCCGCACGCCATTCCAGCTTCCGCCTCGCCGCGGAGGAGCTGAACGTCACCCCCGGTGCGGTCAGCCGCCAGATCCGCAGCCTGGAGCTGTTCCTCGGCGTCGCGCTGTTCGACCGCAGCCAGCGGCAGGTCCGGCTGACCGAGGCCGGGGCGCGCTACTTCACCCGCATCGCCGACCTGTTCACCGAGATCCAGCAGGCGACCGACACGCTGCTCGACGGCGACGGGCGGCGGACGCTGCGGGTGGACTGCATCCCGACCTTCGCCATGCACTGGCTGCTGCCGCGCCTGCCCCTCTTCCAGCAGCGCTTCCCCGAGCTGGCGGTGTCGCTGTCCACCGCCCCCGGGCCGATCGACATCGGCCGCCCCTTCGACTACGCCATCCGCCGCGACCCCGCCCATTTCGCCGGGCTGAAGCCGCTGCCCCTGATGCGCGAGCATTGCGTGCCGGTGTGCAGCCCGTCCCTGCCGGGCCTGGAGACGCTGCGCAGCCCCGCCGACCTGACCCGCCGGACGGTCATCACCATCCGCGCCCGCGCCGACCTGCTGCCGGCCTGGAGCACGGCGCACGGGCTGGAGCTGGACGCCTTCCGCAGCCGGATGGAGGTCGACCACACCTATTTCGCCATCCAGGCGGCGGAGGACGGGCTGGGCGTCGCCATCGTGCCGCGCCTGTTCGTGGAGCGCCCGCTGGAGACCGGGCGGCTGACCGCGCCGCTGGGGGCGGAGGGGGTGGTGTCCGGCCATTATTACCTGCTGGAAAGCCGTCAGCGCGGCCACACCGAGGCGCCCGCCTTCCCCGACTGGCTGCGCGAACAGGCCGCCGCGGCGTCAACGCAGGGCCGATAA
- the purQ gene encoding phosphoribosylformylglycinamidine synthase subunit PurQ, translating to MKAAVIVFPGSNRERDAVAALEAASGTKPHLVWHRDTELPKVDLILVPGGFSYGDYLRSGAMAAHSPIMREVKARADQGVRVLGICNGFQIITEAGLLPGALMRNAKLKFICRTVHLRVENTDSPFTAKYRKGQIVRYPVAHGDGNYWTDAETVKRLDGEGQVAFRYVSDEGDADPRWNRNDWNPNGSLDNIAGIFNAKRTVLGLMPHPEDAVSAFHGNTDGKPMFDGLVEALS from the coding sequence ATGAAGGCCGCCGTCATCGTTTTCCCCGGCTCCAACCGCGAACGCGACGCCGTCGCCGCGCTGGAGGCCGCCAGCGGAACCAAGCCGCATCTGGTCTGGCACCGCGACACCGAACTGCCCAAGGTCGATCTGATCCTCGTTCCGGGCGGCTTCTCCTATGGCGACTATCTGCGCTCCGGCGCCATGGCGGCGCACTCGCCGATCATGCGCGAGGTCAAGGCGCGGGCCGATCAGGGCGTGCGGGTGCTCGGCATCTGCAACGGCTTCCAGATCATCACCGAGGCGGGGCTGCTGCCCGGCGCGCTGATGCGCAACGCCAAGCTGAAGTTCATCTGCCGCACCGTGCATCTGCGGGTGGAGAACACGGACAGCCCCTTCACGGCCAAGTACCGCAAGGGCCAGATCGTCCGCTACCCGGTGGCGCACGGCGACGGCAACTACTGGACCGACGCCGAGACGGTGAAGCGGCTGGACGGCGAGGGCCAGGTGGCCTTCCGCTACGTCAGCGACGAAGGCGACGCCGACCCGCGCTGGAACCGGAACGACTGGAACCCGAACGGTTCGCTGGACAACATCGCCGGCATCTTCAACGCCAAGCGCACCGTGCTCGGCCTGATGCCGCACCCCGAGGACGCGGTGTCCGCCTTCCATGGCAACACCGACGGCAAGCCCATGTTCGACGGTCTGGTGGAGGCCCTGTCGTGA
- the purL gene encoding phosphoribosylformylglycinamidine synthase subunit PurL, producing the protein MAREFGLSEGEYNNALEILGRKPTYTELGIISVMWSEHCSYKSSKKWLMTLPTTGPQVICGPGENAGVVDAGDGDAIIFKMESHNHPSYIEPFQGAATGVGGILRDVFTMGARPIANMNALRFGAPEHPKTRHLVSGVVAGIAHYGNCVGVPTVGGETNFHPAYNGNILVNAMTVGVAKADRIFYSAAAGVGNPVVYVGSKTGRDGIHGATMASAEFSEDSEEKRPTVQVGDPFTEKLLIEACLELMETDAIVAIQDMGAAGLTSSSVEMAGKGGLGIELVLDDVPMREEGMTPYEIMLSESQERMLIILKPGREEVAKAIFDKWELDFAVIGTLTDNGKLVIKMHGQTWCDMPIAPVSNASPLYDRPWEPTPAAAELEDAVRALPADRTLGDILETIMSCPDQASKRWIWEQYDSLVNGDTRFMSGQADAGVVRLPGQSKGIAVTTDCTPRYCLADPVRGGAQAVAEAYRNLSAVGALPLAVTDNMNFGNPEKPRIMGQFVGAIQGMADACRALDFPVVSGNVSLYNETNGEAILPTPAIGAVGLLPDAMIAVGIAFKNEGDTILLVGETNGHLGQSLYLREILGREEGPPPPVDLAVERRNGEFVRGLIAEGLVVSSHDIQDGGLLVTVAEMAMAGGIGANLSGLDGADAGTLFGEDQGRYVLAVRPDKAAAVQEKAKAAGVPVSVLGKTNGTALTGRGGEAITIARLKKANEAWLPGYMAAAE; encoded by the coding sequence ATGGCCCGCGAGTTCGGCCTGTCCGAAGGGGAATACAACAACGCCCTGGAAATCCTGGGGCGCAAGCCGACCTACACGGAACTGGGCATCATCTCGGTGATGTGGTCGGAGCATTGCTCCTACAAGTCGTCGAAGAAGTGGCTGATGACGCTGCCGACCACCGGCCCGCAGGTCATCTGCGGCCCCGGCGAGAACGCCGGCGTGGTCGATGCCGGCGACGGCGACGCCATCATCTTCAAGATGGAGAGCCACAACCACCCGTCCTACATCGAGCCCTTCCAGGGTGCTGCGACCGGCGTGGGCGGCATCCTGCGCGACGTGTTCACCATGGGCGCCCGGCCCATCGCGAACATGAACGCGCTGCGCTTCGGCGCGCCCGAGCATCCCAAGACCCGCCATCTGGTGTCGGGCGTGGTGGCCGGCATCGCCCATTACGGCAACTGCGTCGGCGTGCCGACGGTTGGCGGCGAGACCAACTTCCACCCGGCCTACAACGGCAACATCCTGGTCAACGCGATGACCGTGGGCGTCGCCAAGGCCGACCGGATCTTCTATTCCGCCGCCGCGGGCGTCGGCAATCCGGTGGTCTATGTCGGCTCCAAGACGGGCCGCGACGGCATCCACGGCGCCACCATGGCGTCGGCCGAGTTCAGCGAGGATTCGGAGGAGAAGCGCCCGACCGTGCAGGTCGGCGACCCCTTCACCGAGAAGCTGCTGATCGAGGCCTGCCTGGAGCTGATGGAGACGGACGCCATCGTCGCCATCCAGGACATGGGTGCGGCGGGCCTCACCTCCTCCTCGGTCGAGATGGCCGGCAAGGGCGGGCTCGGCATCGAGCTGGTGCTCGACGACGTGCCGATGCGCGAGGAGGGGATGACCCCCTACGAGATCATGCTCTCCGAAAGCCAGGAGCGCATGCTGATCATCCTGAAGCCCGGCCGCGAGGAGGTCGCCAAGGCGATCTTCGACAAGTGGGAGCTGGACTTCGCCGTGATCGGCACGCTGACCGACAACGGCAAGCTGGTCATCAAGATGCACGGCCAGACCTGGTGCGACATGCCGATCGCGCCGGTGTCCAACGCCTCGCCGCTCTACGACCGCCCGTGGGAGCCGACCCCGGCCGCCGCAGAGCTGGAGGACGCCGTGCGCGCCCTGCCGGCGGACAGGACGCTGGGCGACATCCTGGAAACGATCATGTCCTGCCCCGACCAGGCGTCCAAGCGCTGGATCTGGGAGCAGTATGACAGCCTCGTGAACGGCGACACCCGCTTCATGTCCGGTCAGGCCGACGCCGGCGTGGTGCGGCTGCCGGGCCAGAGCAAGGGCATCGCCGTCACCACCGACTGCACCCCGCGCTACTGCCTCGCCGACCCGGTGCGCGGCGGCGCCCAGGCGGTGGCCGAGGCGTACCGCAACCTGTCCGCCGTCGGCGCCCTGCCGCTGGCCGTCACCGACAACATGAACTTCGGCAACCCCGAGAAGCCGCGGATCATGGGCCAGTTCGTCGGCGCCATCCAGGGCATGGCCGACGCCTGCCGCGCGCTGGACTTCCCGGTCGTGTCGGGCAACGTGTCGCTCTACAACGAGACCAACGGCGAGGCGATCCTGCCGACCCCGGCCATCGGCGCCGTGGGCCTGCTGCCGGACGCCATGATCGCCGTCGGCATCGCCTTCAAGAACGAGGGCGACACCATCCTTCTGGTGGGCGAGACCAACGGCCATCTCGGCCAGTCGCTCTACCTGCGGGAGATCCTGGGCCGCGAAGAGGGGCCGCCGCCGCCGGTCGATCTGGCGGTGGAGCGCCGCAACGGCGAGTTCGTCCGCGGCCTGATCGCCGAGGGTCTGGTGGTGTCGAGCCATGACATCCAGGACGGCGGCCTGCTGGTCACCGTGGCCGAGATGGCCATGGCCGGCGGCATCGGCGCCAACCTGTCGGGCCTCGACGGGGCCGACGCCGGCACCCTGTTCGGCGAGGACCAGGGCCGCTACGTCCTGGCCGTCCGCCCGGACAAGGCCGCCGCGGTGCAGGAGAAGGCCAAGGCCGCCGGCGTGCCGGTGAGCGTGCTCGGCAAGACCAACGGCACGGCCCTGACCGGCCGCGGCGGCGAGGCGATCACCATCGCCCGCCTGAAGAAGGCCAACGAGGCCTGGCTGCCGGGCTACATGGCCGCCGCCGAGTGA
- a CDS encoding BolA family protein: protein MAMEAAVIEKLIREGIPDATVEIADLRGDGDHYAALVTSAAFKGKSRVQQHQMVYAALQGRMGGELHALALTTAVPEGA from the coding sequence ATGGCGATGGAAGCCGCGGTGATCGAGAAGCTCATCAGGGAAGGCATCCCGGACGCGACGGTGGAGATCGCCGACCTGCGCGGCGACGGCGACCACTACGCCGCGCTGGTCACCTCCGCCGCCTTCAAGGGCAAGTCGCGCGTGCAGCAGCACCAGATGGTCTATGCCGCCCTCCAGGGCAGGATGGGCGGGGAACTGCACGCCCTGGCCCTGACCACCGCCGTGCCGGAAGGCGCGTAG
- the grxD gene encoding Grx4 family monothiol glutaredoxin, with translation MVDQNVKDRIEQDIKGNDVVLYMKGTPVFPQCGFSAAVVQVLSTVGVKFKGINILEDPGLRQGLKDYSNWPTFPQLYVKGELVGGCDIVREMYESGELQSLLADKGVATGANA, from the coding sequence ATGGTTGACCAGAACGTCAAGGATCGCATCGAGCAGGACATCAAGGGCAACGATGTTGTGCTCTACATGAAGGGTACGCCCGTCTTCCCGCAGTGCGGCTTCTCCGCCGCCGTCGTCCAGGTGCTCAGCACCGTCGGCGTGAAGTTCAAGGGCATCAACATCCTGGAGGACCCGGGCCTGCGCCAGGGGCTGAAGGACTACTCGAACTGGCCGACCTTCCCGCAGCTCTACGTCAAGGGCGAACTGGTCGGCGGCTGCGACATCGTGCGCGAGATGTACGAGTCGGGCGAGCTGCAGTCGCTGCTGGCCGACAAGGGCGTCGCGACGGGCGCCAACGCCTGA
- the rarD gene encoding EamA family transporter RarD produces the protein MAQTPSPSSPQADGRNPATLGFAAALTAFLIWGGLAPIFFKQLGNVGAVEVVAHRVLWTVILVGLWLVPTRGLSGIVRGVGSWRRLSIFLVTTALIGSNWTIFIWAVNNGHLVQSSLGYYINPIINVLLGMAFLQERLSKRQGVAVVIAAVGVLSLVLSYGEVPWVALSLALSFGVYALVRKKAAIDPLIGLLVETVLLVPPAIVYLLWLNAQGLGSFGAHGLGTDLLIILTGPVTAIPLVLFMVGAARLKLSTIGILQYISPTGQLLLGVAVYGEAFTSSHLLAFVCIWVALALYSADALFTHRAARAEARAEQARAAACRAD, from the coding sequence ATGGCCCAGACTCCCTCCCCCTCCTCGCCGCAGGCCGACGGGCGCAACCCCGCCACCCTGGGCTTCGCCGCCGCCCTGACAGCCTTCCTGATCTGGGGGGGACTGGCACCGATCTTCTTCAAGCAGCTCGGCAACGTCGGGGCGGTGGAGGTCGTCGCACACCGGGTGCTGTGGACGGTGATCCTGGTCGGGCTGTGGCTGGTGCCGACGCGCGGCCTGTCCGGCATCGTGCGCGGGGTGGGAAGCTGGCGGCGCCTGAGCATCTTCCTGGTGACGACGGCGCTGATCGGCAGCAACTGGACCATCTTCATCTGGGCCGTGAACAACGGCCATTTGGTGCAGTCCAGCCTCGGCTATTACATCAACCCCATCATCAACGTGCTGCTGGGCATGGCCTTCCTTCAGGAGCGGCTGTCGAAGCGGCAGGGCGTGGCGGTCGTGATCGCGGCGGTGGGCGTGCTGAGCCTCGTCCTGTCCTACGGGGAGGTTCCCTGGGTGGCGCTGTCGTTGGCCTTGAGCTTCGGCGTCTACGCGCTGGTGCGCAAGAAGGCGGCCATCGACCCGCTGATCGGGCTGCTGGTGGAAACGGTGCTGCTGGTGCCGCCGGCCATCGTCTATCTGCTGTGGCTGAACGCCCAGGGCCTGGGAAGTTTCGGCGCGCACGGGCTGGGCACCGACCTGCTGATCATCCTGACCGGTCCGGTGACCGCCATCCCGCTGGTGCTGTTCATGGTCGGCGCCGCCCGGCTGAAGCTGTCGACCATCGGCATCCTGCAATACATCAGCCCGACCGGGCAGCTCCTGCTCGGCGTCGCGGTCTATGGCGAGGCCTTCACCTCCTCCCACCTGCTGGCCTTCGTCTGCATCTGGGTGGCGCTGGCGCTCTATTCGGCGGACGCGCTGTTCACCCACCGCGCCGCCCGCGCCGAGGCCCGCGCCGAGCAGGCCCGCGCCGCCGCGTGCCGGGCGGACTGA
- a CDS encoding TetR/AcrR family transcriptional regulator has protein sequence MDKTDTPAAAPAIDDGCCAAGTDAPARKRDREATKGVLLDAAKMVFAERGFDAATTRDIASRAGVNEQLIQRYFSGKAGLLLAVVERYGREEGSGCAMPPPGDDLEEDLAAFLLHQLRHAWKCRDFTRVMLARALVDPDIANEMARTLSESRIPCLLSRLEIFRERGAIAADADLAHVAAGIATLSFGLGFLDQVVFGRCPDRVNEVVRTLAHTMAHGLAPRA, from the coding sequence GTGGACAAGACCGACACCCCGGCCGCCGCCCCGGCCATCGACGACGGCTGTTGCGCCGCCGGGACGGACGCGCCCGCGCGCAAGCGCGACCGCGAGGCGACCAAGGGCGTTCTGCTGGACGCGGCCAAGATGGTGTTCGCCGAGCGCGGCTTCGACGCCGCGACCACGCGCGACATCGCAAGCCGCGCGGGTGTGAACGAGCAGCTGATCCAGCGTTATTTTTCGGGAAAGGCCGGGTTGCTGCTGGCCGTCGTGGAGCGCTACGGGCGCGAGGAGGGGAGCGGCTGCGCCATGCCGCCGCCCGGCGACGATCTGGAGGAGGATCTGGCGGCCTTCCTGCTGCACCAACTCCGCCACGCCTGGAAGTGCCGCGACTTCACGCGGGTGATGCTGGCGCGCGCGCTGGTCGATCCGGACATCGCGAACGAGATGGCCCGCACCCTGTCGGAAAGCCGCATTCCCTGCCTGCTCAGCCGGCTGGAGATCTTCCGCGAGCGCGGGGCGATCGCGGCGGACGCCGACCTCGCCCACGTCGCGGCGGGCATCGCCACGCTCAGCTTCGGGCTGGGCTTCCTCGATCAGGTGGTGTTCGGGCGCTGCCCGGACCGGGTCAACGAGGTGGTGAGGACGCTCGCCCACACCATGGCCCACGGCCTCGCGCCGCGGGCCTGA
- a CDS encoding alkene reductase: MTTANLFTPLRLGSMELPNRVIMAPMTRSRAGEGNVPTPLMAEYYGQRASAGLIITEATQVSATAQGYPSTPGIHTDAQTLAWRRIAEEVHAKGGLIAAQLWHVGRISHTEFQPNGALPVAPSAIAAAGESYTSKGLVPFPTPRALETDEIPGLVKAFADAAKRAVFDAGLDGVEIHGANGYLIDQFLRDRSNKRTDRYGGSVENRARFLLEIVDAVTTAVGPGRVGVRLSPTGTFNDMGDSDPRALYTHVTEALNPFGLAFLHLIEGQPGHHMAPPEGAPHLAAELRRIFKGPFIINGGYSKEQAEAAIAAGAADAVSFGEPFIANPDLPERFRRNAALNTPDKASYYGGDAHGYTDYPALETADA, translated from the coding sequence ATGACCACCGCCAATCTGTTCACGCCGCTGCGTCTTGGCTCCATGGAACTGCCGAACCGCGTCATCATGGCGCCGATGACCCGCAGCCGCGCGGGCGAGGGCAACGTTCCCACCCCGCTGATGGCCGAGTATTACGGCCAGCGCGCCTCCGCCGGCCTCATCATCACCGAGGCGACGCAGGTCTCCGCCACCGCCCAGGGCTATCCCAGCACCCCGGGCATCCACACCGACGCGCAGACGCTCGCCTGGCGCCGCATCGCGGAGGAGGTCCATGCCAAGGGCGGCCTGATCGCCGCGCAGCTCTGGCACGTCGGCCGCATCTCCCACACGGAGTTCCAGCCGAACGGCGCGCTGCCGGTCGCCCCCTCGGCCATCGCCGCCGCCGGCGAGTCCTACACCAGCAAGGGCCTGGTGCCCTTCCCCACCCCGCGCGCCCTGGAGACCGACGAGATCCCCGGTCTGGTCAAGGCCTTCGCCGACGCCGCCAAGCGCGCGGTGTTCGACGCCGGGCTGGACGGCGTGGAGATCCACGGCGCCAACGGCTATCTGATCGACCAGTTCCTGCGTGACCGCAGCAACAAGCGCACCGACCGCTACGGCGGCAGCGTGGAGAACCGGGCGCGCTTCCTGCTGGAGATCGTGGACGCGGTGACCACCGCCGTCGGCCCCGGCCGGGTCGGCGTCCGGCTGTCGCCGACCGGCACCTTCAACGACATGGGGGACAGCGACCCGCGGGCGCTCTACACCCACGTCACCGAGGCGCTGAACCCCTTCGGCCTCGCCTTCCTGCACCTCATCGAAGGCCAGCCCGGCCACCACATGGCCCCGCCGGAGGGCGCCCCGCACCTCGCGGCGGAGCTGCGCCGGATCTTCAAGGGCCCCTTCATCATCAACGGCGGCTACAGCAAGGAGCAGGCCGAGGCGGCCATCGCCGCCGGCGCGGCGGACGCGGTGAGCTTCGGCGAGCCCTTCATCGCCAACCCGGACCTGCCGGAGCGCTTCCGCCGCAACGCGGCGCTGAACACGCCGGACAAGGCCAGCTACTACGGCGGCGACGCCCACGGCTACACCGACTATCCGGCGCTGGAAACGGCCGACGCCTGA
- a CDS encoding type II toxin-antitoxin system RelE/ParE family toxin: protein MRILPSPRARKDILDHYTHIGLRDEAAAERFLTAIDRGFARMAAHPDIGSTRLWQNPALRGIRAWPVAGFDRHLIY, encoded by the coding sequence ATGCGCATCCTTCCAAGCCCACGCGCGCGGAAGGATATTCTTGACCATTACACGCACATCGGCCTTCGGGACGAGGCGGCCGCCGAACGCTTCCTGACCGCCATCGACCGCGGTTTCGCTCGTATGGCCGCGCATCCCGACATAGGATCGACCCGACTTTGGCAGAATCCGGCGCTTCGCGGCATACGGGCGTGGCCCGTCGCCGGGTTTGACCGCCATCTGATCTATTAG
- the rpsD gene encoding 30S ribosomal protein S4 translates to MAKRQQSKYKIDRRLGVNLWGRGKSPINKREYGPGQHGQRRKKPSDYGLQLMAKQKLKGYYGNIGEKQFRRIYAEAVRRKGDTGENLVGLLERRLDAVVYRMKFAPTPFAARQIINHGHILVNGRRLNIPSAQIKEGDTIEVRAKSKQMALILEAAASGERDTPDYLEVDSGALKGRFVRVPLLADIPYPVQMEPNLVVEFYSR, encoded by the coding sequence ATGGCCAAGCGTCAACAGTCCAAGTACAAGATCGACCGCCGTCTCGGCGTAAACCTCTGGGGCCGTGGCAAGTCGCCGATCAACAAGCGTGAGTATGGCCCCGGCCAGCACGGCCAGCGCCGCAAGAAGCCGTCCGACTACGGCCTGCAGCTCATGGCGAAGCAGAAGCTCAAGGGCTACTACGGCAACATCGGCGAGAAGCAGTTCCGCCGCATCTACGCCGAGGCCGTGCGCCGCAAGGGCGACACCGGCGAGAACCTGGTGGGCCTGCTGGAGCGCCGCCTGGACGCGGTGGTCTACCGCATGAAGTTCGCGCCGACCCCGTTCGCCGCGCGCCAGATCATCAATCACGGCCACATCCTGGTCAACGGCCGCCGCCTGAACATTCCGTCGGCCCAGATCAAGGAAGGCGACACCATCGAGGTGCGCGCCAAGTCCAAGCAGATGGCCCTCATCCTCGAGGCCGCCGCCTCGGGTGAGCGCGACACCCCGGACTACCTGGAAGTCGACTCCGGCGCCCTGAAGGGCCGCTTCGTGCGCGTCCCGCTGCTGGCCGACATTCCGTACCCGGTCCAGATGGAACCGAACCTGGTCGTCGAGTTCTACTCGCGCTGA